The Salvia miltiorrhiza cultivar Shanhuang (shh) chromosome 1, IMPLAD_Smil_shh, whole genome shotgun sequence genome has a window encoding:
- the LOC130994389 gene encoding plastocyanin-like: MAAITSAAVAIPSFTGLKAGAASAAKPAAVRMAPPRVGARASLKDLGLAMAATAATAVIAGNALALEVTLGSDDGGLVFIPQNFEVAAGEEIVFKNNAGFPHNVVFDEDEVPAGVDVAKISMSEEDLLNAKGETYAVKLTAPGTYSFYCSPHQGAGMVGKVTVK, encoded by the coding sequence atGGCCGCCATCACCTCCGCCGCCGTCGCCATCCCCTCCTTCACCGGGCTGAAGGCCGGCGCCGCCTCGGCCGCGAAGCCCGCCGCCGTCCGCATGGCCCCCCCGAGGGTCGGCGCGAGGGCGTCCCTAAAGGACTTGGGGCTGGCAATGGCGGCGACTGCCGCGACGGCCGTGATCGCCGGCAACGCGCTGGCCCTGGAGGTGACGCTGGGGAGCGACGACGGCGGGCTGGTGTTCATCCCACAGAACTTCGAGGTGGCGGCGGGGGAGGAGATCGTGTTCAAGAACAACGCGGGGTTCCCCCACAACGTGGTGTTCGACGAGGACGAGGTGCCCGCGGGCGTGGACGTGGCGAAGATCTCGATGTCGGAGGAGGACCTCCTCAACGCCAAGGGCGAGACCTACGCCGTGAAGCTGACGGCGCCGGGAACCTACTCCTTCTACTGCTCGCCTCACCAAGGGGCCGGCATGGTCGGAAAAGTCACCGTCAAATAG
- the LOC130993692 gene encoding phospholipase D delta-like isoform X2 — MAGEGAGNNAVVVCLHGDLELEIIEARCLPNMDLISERLRRFLTAFDCRRPFATHSRHDRYHHRKIITSDPYVTVSLGGAVVARTRVLANSQDPVWEEQFKIPLAHPVSQVDFQVKDNDVFGADLIGVASVAAERIASRELVDEWFPIIGSNGKPPKHDCAIRLRLKFTPCQENRLYQAGISGDYGLKESYFPRRHGGKVTLYQDAHVMDGMLPDIKLDNGSNFEHDKCWEDICHAILEAHHLVYVVGWSIFHKVRLVREPTRPLPNGGNLTLGDLLKYKSQEGVRVLLLVWDDKTSHSKFFIETEGVMQTHDEETRKFFKHSSVTCVLAPRYASSKLSIFKQQVVGTLYTHHQKCVIVDSQGHGNNRKITAFLGGLDLCDGRYDTPQHRLFGDLDTVFKDDFHNPTFPPGKKAPRQPWHDLHCKIEGPAAYDVLMNFEQRWRKATKWAEFGRRFKKISRWHDDALIKIERISWINSPSQNVPSDHPSLWISEEDDPENWHVQVFRSIDSGSLKGFPKNVHEAKKQNLVCAKNLVIDKSIQMAYIQAIRAAQHSIYIENQYFIGSSFAWPNYKSAGADNLIPIELALKIASKIKAKERFTVYVVIPMWPEGVPSSASVQEILYWQGQTMQMMYDIIASEIKAAQIDTHPTDYLNFYCLGNREDHIEEEEPNELPAKKYGRFMIYVHAKGMVVDDEYVIIGSANINQRSMAGSRDTEIAMGAYQPHYTWSKRKEHPCGQVYGYRMSLWAEHLGTIKDCFKRPESLDCVRYVNSVAEDNWRRYTRAQFTPLQGHILKYPVRIDSNGKVKPLPGQETFPDVGGKVLGAPSSLPDALTT; from the exons ATGGCGGGCGAGGGTGCTGGAAACAACGCTGTCGTCGTCTGCCTCCACGGCGACCTCGAGCTGGAAATCATAGAAGCTCGGTGCCTGCCGAATATGGATTTGATCTCGGAGCGCCTCCGCCGCTTCCTCACTGCATTCGACTGCCGCAGGCCGTTCGCCACCCACAGCCGCCACGATCGCTACCACCACCGCAAGATCATCACCAGCGACCCCTACGTCACCGTCAGCCTCGGCGGCGCCGTCGTCGCCCGCACCCGCGTCCTCGCCAATTCGCAGGATCCAGTTTGGGAGGAACAGTTTAAGATACCCTTAGCTCATCCGGTTTCTCAG GTAGACTTCCAAGTGAAGGACAACGACGTGTTTGGAGCCGATCTCATCGGTGTTGCTTCTGTGGCAGCTGAGAGAATTGCTTCACGGGAGCTGGTAGATGAATGGTTCCCGATTATAGGATCAAATGGGAAGCCTCCAAAACACGATTGTGCGATTAGGTTGCGGTTGAAGTTCACCCCCTGCCAAGAAAACCGCCTTTACCAAGCCGGCATTTCAGGGGATTACGGCTTGAAGGAGAGTTACTTCCCAAGGCGGCATGGAGGGAAGGTGACGCTCTACCAAGACGCGCATGTGATGGATGGGATGCTGCCCGACATCAAGCTGGATAATGGGAGTAACTTTGAGCACGATAAGTGTTGGGAGGACATATGCCACGCGATACTTGAGGCGCACCACTTGGTGTATGTTGTCGGCTGGTCGATTTTTCATAAGGTGAGGCTGGTGAGGGAGCCTACTAGGCCATTGCCTAATGGTGGCAACTTGACTTTGGGGGATTTACTGAAATACAAATCTCAAGAAGGGGTGAGGGTGTTGCTGTTGGTGTGGGATGACAAGACTTCCCACAGCAAGTTCTTTATTGAAACG GAAGGAGTGATGCAAACTCATGATGAAGAAACTCGGAAGTTTTTCAAGCACTCCTCTGTTACATGTGTTCTGGCCCCGCGTTACGCGAGCAGTAAGCTTAGCATTTTCAAGCAACAG GTTGTCGGAACTCTTTATACTCACCATCAGAAATGTGTGATTGTTGATAGTCAAGGCCATGGCAATAACCGAAAGATAACTGCATTTCTTGGTGGTCTAGACTTGTGTGATGGAAGATATGATACTCCTCAGCACCGGTTATTTGGTGATCTTGACACAGTCTTTAAGGATGATTTTCATAATCCTACATTTCCT CCAGGAAAGAAGGCTCCACGACAACCATGGCACGATTTACATTGCAAAATCGAAGGGCCAGCTGCTTATGATGTGCTCATGAACTTTGAGCAAAGGTGGAGAAAAGCCACTAAATGGGCTGAGTTTGGAAGGCGGTTCAAAAAAATATCGCGTTGGCATGATGATGCTTTGATTAAGATTGAACGTATTTCGTGGATAAATAGTCCCTCCCAAAATGTTCCAAGTGACCATCCTTCATTATGGATTTCCGAGGAAGATGATCCAGAAAACTGGCACGTTCAG GTTTTCCGATCTATAGATTCAGGATCACTTAAAGGATTTCCCAAAAATGTCCATGAGGCTAAGAAACAA AACCTAGTATGTGCCAAGAATTTGGTCATCGATAAAAGCATTCAAATGGCCTATATCCAGGCGATAAGAGCTGCTCAACACTCTATATATATCGAAAATCAATATTTCATTGGATCATCCTTTGCTTGGCCAAACTACAAAAGCGCAG GCGCGGACAATTTAATTCCTATTGAACTCGCACTAAAGATTGCCAGTAAAATAAAGGCGAAAGAGAGATTTACTGTATACGTTGTCATCCCCATGTGGCCAGAGGGTGTTCCTAGTAGTGCCTCTGTACAAGAAATTCTTTACTGGCAG GGGCAAACAATGCAGATGATGTACGATATCATTGCTTCAGAAATCAAGGCCGCCCAAATTGACACGCACCCAACTGACTATCTGAATTTCTATTGTCTTGGCAACCGCGAAGATCACATTGAAGAAGAGGAGCCAAAT GAATTACCTGCAAAGAAATACGGGCGGTTCATGATATACGTGCATGCCAAGGGAATGGTAGTGGATGACGAGTATGTGATCATTGGTTCGGCCAACATCAACCAACGCTCTATGGCTGGTTCGAGAGATACGGAGATAGCCATGGGCGCTTATCAGCCTCACTACACCTGGAGTAAGAGAAAGGAACATCCATGTGGCCAG GTATATGGATATAGAATGTCTCTCTGGGCAGAGCACCTAGGAACCATCAAGGATTGCTTCAAGAGACCCGAGAGCTTGGATTGCGTTAGGTACGTGAATAGCGTGGCAGAAGACAACTGGAGGCGATACACGAGAGCGCAATTCACTCCATTACAAGGCCACATCCTCAAATATCCAGTGAGAATAGATTCCAACGGAAAGGTAAAGCCTTTGCCCGGACAGGAGACCTTCCCGGACGTCGGTGGTAAAGTGCTAGGCGCGCCGAGCAGCCTGCCTGATGCATTGACTACTTAA
- the LOC131010010 gene encoding uncharacterized protein LOC131010010 — protein MVDNKVEVPALPRSSLTNSALQNLSKSKSALLQSALPNPTPPMSALPSPALPNSALNSSAFTRAELPSSAQPRPEMPSSALTSPTNGEKVFIQEQEYMEAFAGSTDMEELAKEAEESALPEESALPQPALPIPALLQSTLPSSAPFSAAQPALPPFSADQSALPSSALSSHTELPFDEQMETKRSALELKELPANLKYVFLEAGEEKPVIISSTLTWEQEAALLKVLKRNKAALGWSLADIRGISPATCMHKINLEEGAAPKRDAQRRLNPILMDVVRKEILKLLAEGIIYSVADSEWCSAAESSFTEPSSTECSAAQPNAAQFIPASLAKVSVDKLSAVQPSTAELSAAQSSPASAEPWWSGPFLLKEVFEHGAVELLNEHTKESFRLKESALAKRRMERASKRRKSHQKLPPASDAQRCQPLPSALPARSAHPLSPPSHTATRQRYQPPRPATPPHASAASRQDRPATPPAALPPASAATPPATPRPATPPHASAAACRGCPLLAQLSTRKDHNPNESLYATIIHKLALANNFDAIESLMQQIKATRKCRLSDSADHLARCALPNASALQIQHGRTSALLHESAASTFTLHFQRGITPALPNASAFAPKDSALLPPCPVAPNTRQR, from the exons atggtggataacaaagtggaagtGCCAGCGCTGCCAAGATCATCCCTGACGAACTCAGCATTACAGAATCTctcaaagtcaaagtcagcgctactgcagtcagcgctgccgaatcCAACTCCGCCGATGTCAGCGCtgccaagtccagctctgcctAATTCAGCTCTGAATAGCTCTGCCTTCACaagagcagagctgccgagctcagcacagCCCAGACCAGAGatgccgagctcagctctgaccAGCCCTACCAATGGAGAGAAG gtatttattCAGGAACAGGAGTATATGGAAGCTTTTGCTGGATCGACCGACATGGAGGAATTAGCTAAGGAAGCTGAAGAATCAGCGCTGCCTGAAGAGTCAGCGCTGCcgcagccagctctgccgattcCCGCGCTGCTACAGTCaactctgccgagctcagcacccttcagcgctgcccagccagcTCTGCCACCCTTTAGCGCTGACCAATCCGCTCTACCGAGCTCAGCACTATCCAGCCATACCGAGCTGCCCTTTGATGAACAGATGGAAACCAAGAGGTCAGCGCTGGAACTAAAGGAACTCCCTGCCAATCTCAAATATGTATTTTTAGAAGCAGGTGAGGAGAAGCCAGTGATCATATCTTCCACGCTGACTTGGGAGCAAGAGGCAGCGTTGCTCAAGGTATTGAAGAGAAACAAGGCAGCTTTGGGATGGAGCCTGGCAGACATTCGTGGCAtaagtccagccacatgcatgcacaaaatTAACCTAGAGGAGGGAGCAGCACCCAAGCGAGACGCTCAGCGACGATTGAATCCTATTCTGATGGATGTCgtgcgcaaggaaatccttaagctaCTGGCCGAAGGGATCATCTACTCTGtcgctgatagtgagtgg TGCAGCGCTGCAGAGTCCAGCTTTACCGAGCCCAGCTCCACCGAATGCAGTGCTGCCCAGCCCAACGCAGCTCAGTTCATCCCTGCAAGCCTTGCCAAAGTCAGCGTTGATAAGCTCAGCGCTGTCCAGCCCAGCACTGCCGAACTCAGCGCTGCTCAGTCCAGCCCTGCGagcgccgagccctg GTGGAGCGGTCCATTTTTACTCAAAGAGGTGTTCGAGCATGGTGCGGTAGAGCTGTTGAACGAGCACACAAAGGAGAGTTtccga TTAAAAGAGTCAGCGCTGGCCAAACGTCGAATGGAGCGGGCTAGCAAAAGAAGGAAAAGTCACCAAAAATTGCCACCCGCAAGCGACGCCCAGCGCTGCCAGCCACTCCCGTCAGCGCTGCCAGCCCGCTCAGCGCACCCGCTAAGCCCGCCCAGCCACACCGCCACACGCCAGCGCTACCAGCCACCCCGCCCAGCCACACCGCcacacgccagcgctgccagccgCCAAGACCGCCCAGCCACGCCCccggcagcgctgccacccgccagcgctgccaccccgccAGCCACGCCCCGCCCAGCCACACCGCCACATGCCAGCGCTGCCGCATGCCGGGGCTGCCCTCTCCTCGCCCAGCTCTCCACCCGCAAAGACCACAACCCCAATGAATCCCTCTACGCCACCATCATCCACAAGCTCGCCCTCGCCAACAACTTCGACGCCATCGAGTCACTGATGCAGCAAATCAAGGCCACGCGCAAATGCCGCCTCTCCGACAGCGCTGACCATCTAGCCCGCTGCGCTCTGCCAAATGCCAGCGCTCTCCAAATTCAACACGGCAGAACGTCAGCGTTGCTACATGAAAGCGCTGCCAGCACCTTCACTCTCCATTTTCAGCGCGGCatcacgccagcgctgccaaatGCAAGTGCCTTCGCTCCCAAAGATTCAGCCCTGCTGCCACCCTGCCCTGTTGCGCCCAACACCCGTCAGCGCTGA
- the LOC130993692 gene encoding phospholipase D delta-like isoform X1, whose translation MAGEGAGNNAVVVCLHGDLELEIIEARCLPNMDLISERLRRFLTAFDCRRPFATHSRHDRYHHRKIITSDPYVTVSLGGAVVARTRVLANSQDPVWEEQFKIPLAHPVSQVDFQVKDNDVFGADLIGVASVAAERIASRELVDEWFPIIGSNGKPPKHDCAIRLRLKFTPCQENRLYQAGISGDYGLKESYFPRRHGGKVTLYQDAHVMDGMLPDIKLDNGSNFEHDKCWEDICHAILEAHHLVYVVGWSIFHKVRLVREPTRPLPNGGNLTLGDLLKYKSQEGVRVLLLVWDDKTSHSKFFIETEGVMQTHDEETRKFFKHSSVTCVLAPRYASSKLSIFKQQVVGTLYTHHQKCVIVDSQGHGNNRKITAFLGGLDLCDGRYDTPQHRLFGDLDTVFKDDFHNPTFPPGKKAPRQPWHDLHCKIEGPAAYDVLMNFEQRWRKATKWAEFGRRFKKISRWHDDALIKIERISWINSPSQNVPSDHPSLWISEEDDPENWHVQVFRSIDSGSLKGFPKNVHEAKKQNLVCAKNLVIDKSIQMAYIQAIRAAQHSIYIENQYFIGSSFAWPNYKSAGADNLIPIELALKIASKIKAKERFTVYVVIPMWPEGVPSSASVQEILYWQGQTMQMMYDIIASEIKAAQIDTHPTDYLNFYCLGNREDHIEEEEPNVSYQTSFNGNTELPAKKYGRFMIYVHAKGMVVDDEYVIIGSANINQRSMAGSRDTEIAMGAYQPHYTWSKRKEHPCGQVYGYRMSLWAEHLGTIKDCFKRPESLDCVRYVNSVAEDNWRRYTRAQFTPLQGHILKYPVRIDSNGKVKPLPGQETFPDVGGKVLGAPSSLPDALTT comes from the exons ATGGCGGGCGAGGGTGCTGGAAACAACGCTGTCGTCGTCTGCCTCCACGGCGACCTCGAGCTGGAAATCATAGAAGCTCGGTGCCTGCCGAATATGGATTTGATCTCGGAGCGCCTCCGCCGCTTCCTCACTGCATTCGACTGCCGCAGGCCGTTCGCCACCCACAGCCGCCACGATCGCTACCACCACCGCAAGATCATCACCAGCGACCCCTACGTCACCGTCAGCCTCGGCGGCGCCGTCGTCGCCCGCACCCGCGTCCTCGCCAATTCGCAGGATCCAGTTTGGGAGGAACAGTTTAAGATACCCTTAGCTCATCCGGTTTCTCAG GTAGACTTCCAAGTGAAGGACAACGACGTGTTTGGAGCCGATCTCATCGGTGTTGCTTCTGTGGCAGCTGAGAGAATTGCTTCACGGGAGCTGGTAGATGAATGGTTCCCGATTATAGGATCAAATGGGAAGCCTCCAAAACACGATTGTGCGATTAGGTTGCGGTTGAAGTTCACCCCCTGCCAAGAAAACCGCCTTTACCAAGCCGGCATTTCAGGGGATTACGGCTTGAAGGAGAGTTACTTCCCAAGGCGGCATGGAGGGAAGGTGACGCTCTACCAAGACGCGCATGTGATGGATGGGATGCTGCCCGACATCAAGCTGGATAATGGGAGTAACTTTGAGCACGATAAGTGTTGGGAGGACATATGCCACGCGATACTTGAGGCGCACCACTTGGTGTATGTTGTCGGCTGGTCGATTTTTCATAAGGTGAGGCTGGTGAGGGAGCCTACTAGGCCATTGCCTAATGGTGGCAACTTGACTTTGGGGGATTTACTGAAATACAAATCTCAAGAAGGGGTGAGGGTGTTGCTGTTGGTGTGGGATGACAAGACTTCCCACAGCAAGTTCTTTATTGAAACG GAAGGAGTGATGCAAACTCATGATGAAGAAACTCGGAAGTTTTTCAAGCACTCCTCTGTTACATGTGTTCTGGCCCCGCGTTACGCGAGCAGTAAGCTTAGCATTTTCAAGCAACAG GTTGTCGGAACTCTTTATACTCACCATCAGAAATGTGTGATTGTTGATAGTCAAGGCCATGGCAATAACCGAAAGATAACTGCATTTCTTGGTGGTCTAGACTTGTGTGATGGAAGATATGATACTCCTCAGCACCGGTTATTTGGTGATCTTGACACAGTCTTTAAGGATGATTTTCATAATCCTACATTTCCT CCAGGAAAGAAGGCTCCACGACAACCATGGCACGATTTACATTGCAAAATCGAAGGGCCAGCTGCTTATGATGTGCTCATGAACTTTGAGCAAAGGTGGAGAAAAGCCACTAAATGGGCTGAGTTTGGAAGGCGGTTCAAAAAAATATCGCGTTGGCATGATGATGCTTTGATTAAGATTGAACGTATTTCGTGGATAAATAGTCCCTCCCAAAATGTTCCAAGTGACCATCCTTCATTATGGATTTCCGAGGAAGATGATCCAGAAAACTGGCACGTTCAG GTTTTCCGATCTATAGATTCAGGATCACTTAAAGGATTTCCCAAAAATGTCCATGAGGCTAAGAAACAA AACCTAGTATGTGCCAAGAATTTGGTCATCGATAAAAGCATTCAAATGGCCTATATCCAGGCGATAAGAGCTGCTCAACACTCTATATATATCGAAAATCAATATTTCATTGGATCATCCTTTGCTTGGCCAAACTACAAAAGCGCAG GCGCGGACAATTTAATTCCTATTGAACTCGCACTAAAGATTGCCAGTAAAATAAAGGCGAAAGAGAGATTTACTGTATACGTTGTCATCCCCATGTGGCCAGAGGGTGTTCCTAGTAGTGCCTCTGTACAAGAAATTCTTTACTGGCAG GGGCAAACAATGCAGATGATGTACGATATCATTGCTTCAGAAATCAAGGCCGCCCAAATTGACACGCACCCAACTGACTATCTGAATTTCTATTGTCTTGGCAACCGCGAAGATCACATTGAAGAAGAGGAGCCAAATGTGAGTTACCAAACCTCGTTCAATGGAAATACG GAATTACCTGCAAAGAAATACGGGCGGTTCATGATATACGTGCATGCCAAGGGAATGGTAGTGGATGACGAGTATGTGATCATTGGTTCGGCCAACATCAACCAACGCTCTATGGCTGGTTCGAGAGATACGGAGATAGCCATGGGCGCTTATCAGCCTCACTACACCTGGAGTAAGAGAAAGGAACATCCATGTGGCCAG GTATATGGATATAGAATGTCTCTCTGGGCAGAGCACCTAGGAACCATCAAGGATTGCTTCAAGAGACCCGAGAGCTTGGATTGCGTTAGGTACGTGAATAGCGTGGCAGAAGACAACTGGAGGCGATACACGAGAGCGCAATTCACTCCATTACAAGGCCACATCCTCAAATATCCAGTGAGAATAGATTCCAACGGAAAGGTAAAGCCTTTGCCCGGACAGGAGACCTTCCCGGACGTCGGTGGTAAAGTGCTAGGCGCGCCGAGCAGCCTGCCTGATGCATTGACTACTTAA
- the LOC130994337 gene encoding uncharacterized protein LOC130994337, translating into MEALTTTTAAAAAVTLPMFSPDKFRDPSSRRLVRFSTSAKSDRNSRNGNGEPDLKPDSSASGLVPILSNHTLSKDAAMGLVLSAANVRGWTTGSGMEGPSSPTGSGHNSGMERVSTFPWSLFTKSPRRRMRVAFTCNVCGQRTTRAINPHAYTDGTVFVQCCGCNVFHKLVDNLNLFHEMKCYVDPSFNPNPIDGMSFKFLDMDEGKDDDIFPLI; encoded by the exons ATGGAGGCCCTCACCACCacaaccgccgccgccgccgcagtaACGCTGCCGATGTTCTCCCCTGATAAATTCAGAGACCCTTCTTCCCGGCGACTTGTGcgcttctccacctccgccaaAA GTGATAGAAATAGCCGTAACGGTAACGGCGAGCCCGATCTCAAACCCGATTCTTCCGCCTCCGGACTCGTTCCGATCCTGAGTAATCACACGCTTTCAAAG GATGCGGCGATGGGGCTGGTTCTGAGCGCGGCCAATGTGAGGGGATGGACAACCGGGTCGGGTATGGAAGGCCCATCATCGCCGACCGGGTCGGGCCACAATTCCGGCATGGAGCGTGTCTCCACTTTCCCATGGTCACTCTTCACGAAATCCCCGCGGCGCCGGATGCGCGTGGCATTCACGTGCAACGTCTGTGGCCAGCGCACCACACGGGCGATCAACCCACATGCCTATACCGACGGCACCGTCTTTGTTCAG TGTTGCGGATGCAATGTATTCCATAAGCTGGTGGACAATTTGAATCTGTTCCACGAGATGAAGTGCTACGTTGATCCGAGCTTCAATCCGAACCCTATTGATGGTATGAGCTTCAAGTTTTTGGACATGGACGAGGGCAAGGATGATGATATCTTTCCGCTCATATGA